A window of Sagittula sp. P11 genomic DNA:
GGCCAGGAAACCTATGGCGGCGCCCGCCAGAACGAGCGCCGCCGCAATCTCTATCAATACTGTTTGGTTGGCTAGTATGTCCAAGTCACCGGTCCAGAAGGAATTTCGTCAGGCTCGCGCCGTCGCAGCCGCCGAGGCCCGCCGCAATCGCCTTTTCGTAGCCCGCGCGCGTGGCCTCCGACAAGGGCATTGGCCTGTCCTTGAGCGCGGCGTGTTGAAGCGCCAGCCCGAGGTCCTTCATCAATCCGTTCAGGTCGAAGGTGCCCGGCTGGTCCGTGCCGTTCAGCGTGTCGACCACCACCTGCGCTCGGTTCTTCAGGACAGCCGGCCCCGCGGAACTGTCCGCGATCATCGAGATGGCGACATCGTTCGGGATGCCGCTGTCCTCCAGCAGGGTCAGCGCCTCGGCAAGGGTCTTCCAGTACATCGCGAGGGGCAGGTTGACCGCCAGCTTCATGTGCGCGCCGGAGCCTGCGGGGCCGAGATGCTCCACCCGCTTGCAGAGCTGCTCCATGATCGGTTTCGCCTTGGCAAAGCCCGCCTCCGTACCGCCCGCCATGCCCAGAAGCTGGCCCTTCAACGCCGGTCCCACGGTGCCGCCGACCGGGCAGTCCACGTAGTCCGCACCGGCGGCGGTGAAGGTTTCGGCGATGCGCCGGGTGTCGTCCGGCAGCAGGGTGGAGGTGTCGATGACCAGGTGGCCCGACAGGCCGCCCGCGCAAAGCTGCTCGGCAACCGCGCCGACTGCATCCGCGTCGGTCAGTGACAGCAGGATCGCGTCGCTGCCCTTGAGCGCGTCCAGCGTTTCGGCCACTTCCGCCCCGGCATCGGAAGCGGCCGCCGTGTTCTCCGCGGTCCGGTTCCAGACCACGACGTCGTTGCCGGTTTCGAGAAGCCGTCTGGCGAAGGCCGTGCCCATGCGCCCGGTTCCGATGATCGCGATTTTCGCCATGACAGTCTCCTTTCCGGTTTCGGTTCAGGCGGCGGGGGCGCCGATCGTCACCTTCATCGGCTCCAGCCCGTCGACCGAGCATTCCAGCACGTCGCCGGACACCACGGCGCCGACACCTGCGGGCGTGCCCGTCATGATGATGTCGCCCGCTTTCAGCTCATGCTGCTCGGAGAGCTTCGAGATGATCTCGTCGATCTTCCAGATCAGCAGGGAGATGTCGGCATCCTGACGCGTCTCGCCGTTCACCTTCAGTTTCACGTGGCCGGAGGTCATGACGCCGGTGTCTTCCACGCGGGTGACCGGACCCACTGGCGCGGACTTGTCGAAGGCCTTGGTGACTTCCCACGGCAGGCCCTTGGCCAGCGCCTCGGCCTGGTGGTCGCGGCGGGTCATGTCGAGGCCCACGGCATAGCCGAAGATGTGGCCCGAGGCGTCCTTCTCCGCGATGTTGTAGCCGCCGGATTTCAGCGCCACGACCAGCTCGGTCTCGTAGTGGAAGTTGGTGGTGAACACCGGGTAGGGGATTTCCCCGCCGTTCCGGACGATCGCATCCCGCGGCTTCATGAAGATCACCGGCGGGTCCCGCTCGTCGGCGTTCATCTCGATGATATGCGCTACGTAGTTCTTGCCGATGCAGTAGATGCGGCGCACCGGGAATTTCTCTTCCGACCCGGTGATGTCGAGATACGCCTCCTCTGGGGGCGAAACGGCGAAAGTGGTCATGGACGTCCTCCTCGTACCCTGCGCTGCCGACGCCGCGAAAGGCGGCCGGCGACTCGCGCTTGTCTCAGGATTCAGCGGATGCCGCTCCAGTTCAAGATAATAAACCGGCATTCGAGACGTTTTTTATAATATTTTGATATGGGGATAGAATCGTATAACCTCAAATCTGGCTGGTCCGCGCGAATCCATCGATGCGGAGAACAGCCGACTGGGAGGAGAAAACTGATGACCAAAAGACGTCACATCACCCGCCGCGGATTCGGCCAGCTTGCGCTTGGCAGTGCGACCGTCGCGGCCCTTGGCACCCCCGCCATCGTCCGGGCGCAGACCGCGATCACCTTTGCCGTGCCGAACCCGTCGGCGCTGACCTGGCTGCCCTACTGGGTCGCCGTGGGGGAGGGCTACTTCGAGGAGGAAGGCTTTACCCCGACGCTCGAGGCCATCGACGGATCGTCCGCCGTGCTGCAGGCGATGACCGCCGGTCAGGCGCATGTCGGCGCCCCCGGACCGGGGCCGACGCTCGGTGCGCGGTCCCGCGGCGTCGACGTGAAGTTCCTGTACAACCTCTATCCGAAGTCGGTCTTCGGCCTTCTGGTCAAGGAAGACAGCACCTTCCAGACGCCCGAGGACCTGAAGGGCACGGTGATCGGTGTCGGCACGGCGGACGGGGCGGAGGTCTCCTTCACCAGCGCCATCATGGCCGATCTGGGCATGACGCCGGGCGAGGACTTCACCTACCTGCCGGTCGGTGACGGCGGCACGGCGGCGGTGGCGTTCCTGCGGGACGAGGTCAACTCCTACGCGGGCGCGGTGTCGGATGCGGCCATCCTCGCGGCGCGCGGCCTGAACCTGCGCGAGATCACGCCCGAGGAATACCTGGGCTTCTTCGGCAACGGCATCGCCATGCTCGAAAGCCAGATGGCGGAAATGCCGGAACTGGCGCCGGCCTTCGGTCGGGCACTGGTGCGCGGCACGGTCTTCGCCTCGGACCCGGCCAACAAGGAAACCTGCCTTGCGCACTGTGCCGCCGGCAACCCGCAGGAGGCCGAGCAGGAATACGCCTCCTCGCTGTTCGACGGCGTGGTGGACCGCATGACACCCACGGACGCCTTCATCGACAAGGGCTACGGCTACCAGCCGCCGGAGCACTGGCAGGCGATCCACGATTCCGCCGTCGCCTCGGGCGCCCTGTCAGAGCCGCTGGAGGACCTGTCGGCGGTCTACACCAACGAGTTCGTGCCGGTCTGGAACTCCTGATGCCAATGGCCGAGCCTCGCCCGATCCGACCGGACCTGACCGTTCACCAGACCCAGCCGGTCTATCAGATCGAACGGTTGTCGAAGACGTATGCCAGCAATAGCGTGACGGCACTCTCCGATGTGTTTCTTCAGATTCACAAGGGGGAGTTCGTTTCCGTGATCGGCTCGTCCGGCTGCGGGAAATCGACACTCCTCAAGATCATGGCGG
This region includes:
- a CDS encoding NAD(P)-dependent oxidoreductase: MAKIAIIGTGRMGTAFARRLLETGNDVVVWNRTAENTAAASDAGAEVAETLDALKGSDAILLSLTDADAVGAVAEQLCAGGLSGHLVIDTSTLLPDDTRRIAETFTAAGADYVDCPVGGTVGPALKGQLLGMAGGTEAGFAKAKPIMEQLCKRVEHLGPAGSGAHMKLAVNLPLAMYWKTLAEALTLLEDSGIPNDVAISMIADSSAGPAVLKNRAQVVVDTLNGTDQPGTFDLNGLMKDLGLALQHAALKDRPMPLSEATRAGYEKAIAAGLGGCDGASLTKFLLDR
- a CDS encoding fumarylacetoacetate hydrolase family protein, whose amino-acid sequence is MTTFAVSPPEEAYLDITGSEEKFPVRRIYCIGKNYVAHIIEMNADERDPPVIFMKPRDAIVRNGGEIPYPVFTTNFHYETELVVALKSGGYNIAEKDASGHIFGYAVGLDMTRRDHQAEALAKGLPWEVTKAFDKSAPVGPVTRVEDTGVMTSGHVKLKVNGETRQDADISLLIWKIDEIISKLSEQHELKAGDIIMTGTPAGVGAVVSGDVLECSVDGLEPMKVTIGAPAA
- a CDS encoding ABC transporter substrate-binding protein, yielding MTKRRHITRRGFGQLALGSATVAALGTPAIVRAQTAITFAVPNPSALTWLPYWVAVGEGYFEEEGFTPTLEAIDGSSAVLQAMTAGQAHVGAPGPGPTLGARSRGVDVKFLYNLYPKSVFGLLVKEDSTFQTPEDLKGTVIGVGTADGAEVSFTSAIMADLGMTPGEDFTYLPVGDGGTAAVAFLRDEVNSYAGAVSDAAILAARGLNLREITPEEYLGFFGNGIAMLESQMAEMPELAPAFGRALVRGTVFASDPANKETCLAHCAAGNPQEAEQEYASSLFDGVVDRMTPTDAFIDKGYGYQPPEHWQAIHDSAVASGALSEPLEDLSAVYTNEFVPVWNS